The Primulina eburnea isolate SZY01 chromosome 13, ASM2296580v1, whole genome shotgun sequence genome includes a region encoding these proteins:
- the LOC140809370 gene encoding microtubule-associated protein 70-2-like has product MRDFEANRSVMTGISGEGNVSLTPERISGDNAPERTPLTASASFREGGKSYSSRRRGVRPSLDADDLINLLHGSDPVKLELNRLENEVKDKDRELGEAQSLIRALKLSERLREKAVEELTEELAKVDEKLKLTESNLENKNLEIKRINDEKKASMAAQFAAEATLRRVHAGQKDDDMPPIEAILAPLEAELKLARQEIAKLQDDNKALDRLTKLKEAALVEAERTVQVALMKASMVDDLQNKNQELIKQIEICQEENKILDRMHRQKVAEVERFTQTVHELEEAVLAGGAAANAVRDYQRKVQEMNEERKILDRELARAKVTANRVATVVANEWKDANDKVMPVKQWLEERRFLQGEMQQLRDKLAITERTAKSEGQLKEKYQLRLRVLEETLRSPNTAARSTADGKCSINDPLHRQSLGGAENISKLTSNGFLTKRPPSFSSRSSGSSSVLKHAKGTSKSFDGGSRSLDRSKILLNVLGPNFKQSQSCDGTEDDEKQNSPWKGNQDEKPSDAHNEGEDSVPGLLYDILQKEVVALRKAGHEKDQSLKDKDDAIEMLAKKVETLTKAMEIEAKKMRREVALMEKEVAAMHVGKEHENSAKQPGNPNNSLNNLQLHPRRTVARSR; this is encoded by the exons ATGCGTGATTTTGAAGCAAACAGATCGGTGATGACGGGGATTTCTGGCGAAGGAAATGTTTCCTTGACGCCGGAGCGTATTTCAGGTGACAATGCGCCGGAGAGGACGCCGCTGACGGCGTCGGCATCGTTTAGAGAGGGAGGAAAGTCTTATTCGTCGCGGCGGAGGGGAGTGCGCCCGAGCCTTGACGCGGACGACTTGATAAACCTGCTTCATGGCTCGGATCCGGTGAAGCTGGAGCTTAATCGCCTCGAGAATGAAGTCAAAG ACAAGGACAGGGAACTGGGGGAAGCACAGTCCCTGATAAGAGCGTTGAAGTTGTCGGAGCGCCTGCGAGAGAAAGCAGTGGAAGAG CTCACTGAGGAGTTGGCAAAGGTGGATGAGAAACTCAAATTAACAGAATCTAACCTAGAAAACAAG AATCTTGAGATTAAGAGAATTAACGATGAAAAGAAGGCCTCCATGGCTGCTCAATTTGCTGCCGAAGCCACTCTTCGGAGAGTTCATGCTGGTCAGAAGGACGACGATATGCCTCCAATCGAAGCTATCTTGGCTCCCTTGGAGGCTGAGCTCAAGCTTGCTCGGCAAGAG ATTGCAAAGCTGCAGGACGATAACAAAGCATTGGACCGACTTACTAAGTTGAAGGAGGCTGCTctagtggaagcagagagaacTGTGCAGGTCGCATTGATGAAGGCTTCTATGGTGGATGATCTCCAGAACAAGAACCAAGAATTGATTAAACAGATTGAAATATGCCAG GAAGAGAATAAGATTTTAGATAGAATGCACCGCCAGAAGGTTGCAGAGGTTGAAAGGTTTACTCAAACTGTGCATGAACTTGAAGAGGCAGTTCTTGCTGGTGGTGCAGCTGCCAATGCAGTGCGGGATTATCAGCGTAAAGTTCAGGAGATGAAT GAGGAAAGAAAAATTCTTGATAGAGAGCTAGCTCGTGCAAAAGTAACGGCAAACAGGGTGGCAACTGTTGTGGCTAATGAATGGAAAGATGCAAATGATAAGGTGATGCCTGTGAAACAATGGCTTGAAGAAAGGAGGTTCTTGCAG GGTGAGATGCAGCAACTAAGAGACAAGCTAGCTATTACTGAGAGAACTGCCAAGTCTGAAGGCCAGTTGAAA GAAAAATATCAACTTCGTCTGAGAGTTCTTGAAGAAACTTTGAGATCACCAAACACTGCTGCACGCAGTACGGCAGATGGAAAATGCTCAATTAATGATCCTTTGCATCGCCAGTCACTTGGTGGTGCTGAAAACATTTCCAAACTGACTTCCAATGGCTTCCTAACCAAGAGGCCTCCGTCTTTTTCATCGAGGTCTTCTGGGAGCAGTTCTGTGTTGAAACATGCAAAAGGGACATCAAAGTCTTTTGATGGGGGTTCAAGATCTTTGGACAGGAGTAAAATTCTCTTAAATGTACTAGGGCCAAATTTCAAGCAAAGTCAGTCCTGTGATGGAACTGAGGATGACGAGAAGCAAAATAGCCCGTGGAAAGGAAATCAAGATGAAAAGCCCAGTGATGCGCACAATGAGGGAGAGGACTCTGTGCCAGGGTTGTTGTACGATATTTTACAGAAAGAAGTAGTTGCCTTGAGAAAAGCTGGTCATGAAAAGGATCAGAGCCTAAAAGATAAGGATGACGCAATTGAG ATGCTAGCAAAGAAGGTGGAAACATTAACTAAAGCCATGGAAATTGAGGCCAAAAAGATGAGAAGAGAAGTGGCCTTGATGGAGAAGGAGGTGGCTGCCATGCATGTCGGGAAAGAACATGAAAATAGTGCCAAACAACCTGGGAATCCTAATAACTCATTAAACAACTTGCAGTTACATCCACGAAG GACTGTAGCAAGAAGCAGGTGA
- the LOC140809548 gene encoding receptor-like protein EIX1, with amino-acid sequence MSTVVFLFFALVFTQTPELTVGAMHSTVKCIDKERIALTTFKQFLTDESNRLSSWIGQECCEWEGVTCSNKTSHVVKIDLHNPNVIDYARFQDIVDHDEYAAIYSKTCLRGEISPSLLDLKQLQYLDLSMNNFSGFEIPKFFGSLTYLRYLNLSAARFEGKIPPHIGNLSHLEYLDLSDFWMNRLTSDSIHWISRVSSLKHLGFSGVQLREAEDWLVSINMLPALIEVNFSNTLVGSIPPLSNVNFTSLVSLDLQWNTINSAIPRWLFNISGLVELRLDGNGFYGSIPQNLEKLVSLRVLGLSSNFLNSSMPDTLLNLSSLSYLDLSQNKFQGTIADGILNLCKLKFLDLTENRFTGEIPDLGVNEDGCLQDLEYLRLSYNLLTGPIPGSLGTLLNLRELDFQNNRLSGDIPLSLGLLSNLEKLDLSNNSLSGMVTELHLAKLINLIELSLSLNDLFFNVSSDWIPPFQLHAINLASCTIGPRFPSWLRTQQNVTDLRMPRASITDTLPDWFEKLYSRVKYLDVSNNNISGRLPQFQEANNPERRLIFHSNNIAGPLRPLPSDVYLFDVSNNALSGGIPAQNASNMKLGVLILSNNRLTGLFPSFLCDAMSMTILDLANNQFHGSLPECIGDMENLSMLDLTNNTLHGEIPSSLSNLSLMSLHLNNNSFEGKLVSLENMTFLSILDVGRNSFTGTIPQWIGERLQYLKFLSLQSNGFHGDIPQNLCQLPQLQLLNLASNNISGQIPKCIKNLTGMIEEHSAMEYLILDVDYGGSILEIVNGIERRYTKTMPFLTSLDLSNNSIVGEIPHNITKLIGLRNLDLAGNHLTGRIPDDIGAMQELISLDLSRNNLSGQIPSSLSSLNYLTHLNLSYNGLSGRIPTGNQLQVIEDPSIYVGNKGLCGAPVLKSCDGDAAVPPVQASGGSDEDGDDSLFPWFYAGIGPGFLVGFLIVVGTLHFVKSWRYLLFDFVESVVTTTCIQKRSQRGRIPQGINE; translated from the coding sequence ATGTCAACTGTTGTATTCCTATTCTTTGCTCTTGTTTTCACACAGACACCAGAACTAACAGTTGGGGCGATGCATTCAACTGTAAAATGTATAGACAAGGAGCGAATAGCACTAACGACATTCAAGCAATTCCTCACGGATGAATCAAACCGGTTATCTTCGTGGATTGGACAAGAATGCTGTGAATGGGAAGGAGTCACATGCAGCAACAAAACATCTCATGTTGTGAAAATAGACCTTCACAATCCAAACGTTATCGACTATGCAAGGTTCCAAGATATCGTCGATCACGATGAATATGCAGCAATTTACAGCAAGACTTGTCTCCGAGGTGAGATAAGTCCTTCTTTACTTGATTTGAAGCAGTTGCAATACTTGGATTTGAGTATGAACAACTTTTCAGGCTTTGAGATTCCTAAGTTCTTCGGTTCCTTAACTTATTTGCGATATCTTAATCTTTCTGCTGCTcgttttgaaggaaagattccacCCCATATTGGGAATCTTTCGCATCTGGAGTACTTAGATTTGAGTGATTTTTGGATGAATAGATTGACTTCTGATAGTATTCATTGGATATCTCGTGTTTCCTCTTTGAAACACTTGGGTTTCTCGGGTGTGCAGCTCCGAGAAGCTGAGGATTGGTTGGTTTCGATCAACATGCTACCTGCATTGATAGAAGTGAACTTTTCTAATACATTGGTTGGTTCCATTCCCCCTCTATCGAATGTGAATTTTACGTCCCTTGTTTCGCTTGATCTTCAATGGAACACGATAAATTCTGCAATCCCTCGCTGGTTGTTTAACATTAGTGGCCTCGTTGAACTACGTCTTGATGGTAATGGCTTTTACGGTTCAATTCcacaaaatcttgaaaaattgGTATCTCTCAGAGTGCTTGGCCTGTCTTCCAATTTCCTGAACTCTTCGATGCCTGATACATTGTTGAACTTGAGTAGTCTTTCTTATCTTGACCTATCTCAAAATAAGTTTCAAGGAACGATAGCCGACGGTATCCTTAATCTCTGCAAACTGAAGTTCCTGGATTTGACTGAAAACAGATTTACTGGAGAAATCCCAGATTTAGGAGTAAATGAAGATGGCTGTCTTCAAGATTTGGAGTATCTTCGGCTTTCTTACAATTTGTTGACTGGTCCAATCCCAGGATCTCTCGGGACACTGTTGAATTTGAGGGAGTTAGATTTTCAAAATAATAGGTTAAGTGGAGACATCCCTTTAAGTCTTGGACTGCTTTCAAATCTTGAAAAGTTGGATTTATCTAACAACTCTCTGTCTGGGATGGTAACTGAGTTGCACTTGGCTAAACTAATAAATTTGATAGAGTTGTCTCTGTCATTGAACGACTTATTTTTCAACGTGAGCTCCGACTGGATTCCTCCATTTCAATTACACGCGATCAATCTAGCTTCTTGCACAATAGGACCTAGGTTTCCATCTTGGCTTCGAACGCAACAAAATGTCACAGATTTGAGGATGCCTCGTGCTAGCATAACAGATACATTGCCCGATTGGTTTGAAAAGCTGTACTCACGAGTTAAATACTTGGATGTATCGAACAACAATATCAGTGGACGCTTGCCACAGTTTCAGGAGGCGAATAACCCTGAAAGGAGGTTAATATTTCATTCCAACAATATTGCCGGACCGTTAAGACCATTACCCTCAGACGTTTATCTTTTTGACGTCTCCAACAACGCACTGTCAGGCGGTATTCCTGCCCAAAATGCATCAAACATGAAACTAGGTGTACTTATACTCTCAAACAACCGACTTACTGGTCTGTTTCCAAGTTTTCTATGTGATGCAATGTCAATGACAATTCTTGATCTCGCAAACAACCAGTTTCACGGATCATTGCCAGAGTGCATAGGAGACATGGAGAACTTGTCTATGCTGGACTTGACAAACAACACTTTACATGGCGAAATCCCCAGTTCTTTAAGCAATTTAAGCCTCATGTCTTTACACTTGAACAACAATAGTTTCGAAGGGAAGCTCGTATCACTCGAGAACATGACATTTCTCAGCATTCTAGACGTGGGGAGGAATTCATTTACAGGAACAATTCCACAATGGATTGGGGAAAGGCTCCAGTATCTTAAGTTTctcagtcttcaatcaaatggaTTCCATGGCGACATCCCTCAAAACCTCTGCCAACTGCCACAGCTCCAATTACTAAACTTGGCATCAAACAACATCAGCGGACAAATCCCCAAATGCATTAAAAATCTCACAGGCATGATTGAAGAACACAGCGCCATGGAGTACTTAATCCTTGATGTTGATTATGGAGGAAGCATTCTCGAAATCGTTAATGGGATAGAACGCCGGTACACGAAAACGATGCCCTTTCTCACATCCCTGGACCTTTCAAACAACAGCATAGTTGGTGAAATTCCGCATAACATTACAAAACTCATTGGTTTAAGGAATCTAGATTTGGCAGGAAACCATTTGACGGGAAGAATCCCAGATGACATTGGAGCAATGCAAGAACTAATTTCACTAGATCTTTCAAGAAACAACCTTTCTGGCCAAATCCCATCAAGCCTGTCTTCCTTAAACTACCTCACGCATTTGAACTTATCCTACAACGGTTTGTCGGGTCGAATACCGACTGGAAATCAGCTACAAGTTATTGAAGATCCATCCATTTACGTAGGAAATAAAGGACTATGTGGAGCTCCCGTATTGAAAAGCTGTGATGGAGATGCTGCAGTGCCGCCAGTACAGGCATCTGGTGGTTCCGATGAAGATGGAGATGATTCTTTGTTCCCATGGTTTTATGCAGGAATTGGGCCTGGATTCTTGGTTGGTTTCTTGATTGTTGTGGGGACTTTGCATTTTGTCAAATCTTGGAGGTATTTGTTGTTTGATTTTGTGGAAAGTGTTGTAACTACAACTTGCATTCAGAAAAGATCACAAAGAGGAAGAATCCCACAGGGAATTAACGAATAA
- the LOC140808918 gene encoding two-component response regulator ORR21-like: protein MACSSGGKLVVPEQFPAGLRVLVVDDDLVCLRVLEQMLLKCVYNVTSCSQATVALKLLRERKGCYDIVLSDVHMPDMDGFKLLELVGLEMDLPVIMISADGRTDLVMRGIRHGACDYLIKPIRDEELKNIWQHVVRKRWNGNKEPEHSDSLDDSDQNKRANDDAEYGSSVNEGGDGVLKSQKKRRETKDDDSSELENDDPTMAKKPRVVWSVDLHQQFVSAVNQLGIDKAVPKRILELMNVPGLTRENVASHLQKFRLYLKRLSGVAQQQGGLPSSYCGPLEQNPNLASIGRFDIQALAGSAQLSPQTLAAIHAEFLSRPAGNLVLSAMDQPALLHASLQGPKCIPVDQNVAYGQPLIKCSSNIIKQISHPLMSNEDGQSEFRAWSSKDISDVVPACNNSSVVEANGNMMTSFVQQQQRQRRQHQLELQRQSIMLEPSRSINVQASCLVVPSQSSANFQPVNSPASVNQNLSFGNTTVDYNNPSVRSNNQSGFGQILDLECKPAFMLSEFSASGSVSSASSCTKNAEGSLTNVQYVQSLYGGKTDRVINQESVRNPVYASKGTSIPSRFAVDVHEYPLGNINHVKFYAENNSNKVKQEPNMDFTDNVQVGIPVRQYFPQMI, encoded by the exons ATGGCGTGCTCTAGCGGCGGAAAACTGGTGGTGCCGGAGCAGTTCCCGGCGGGGCTCAGGGTTTTGGTGGTGGACGACGACCTCGTTTGTTTGCGTGTGCTGGAGCAGATGCTTCTCAAGTGCGTGTACAATG TTACCAGTTGTTCTCAAGCTACAGTTGCTTTGAAGTTATTACGGGAAAGGAAAGGCTGTTATGATATAGTACTCAGTGACGTTCACATGCCTGATATGGATGGCTTCAAACTTCTGGAGTTAGTTGGATTGGAAATGGACCTTCCTGTTATAA TGATATCTGCTGATGGAAGGACGGACCTTGTCATGAGAGGAATCAGACATGGAGCGTGTGATTACTTGATTAAACCTATTCGGGATGAAGAACTGAAAAATATTTGGCAGCATGTTGTTAGGAAAAGGTGGAATGGCAATAAAGAACCCGAACATTCAGATAGCCTAGACGACAGCGATCAGAATAAACGAGCAAATGATGATGCTGAGTATGGCTCTTCCGTGAATGAAGGGGGGGATGGGGTACTAAAATCACAGAAGAAAAGGAGGGAAACTAAAGATGATGATAGCTCAGAATTGGAAAATGATGACCCTACCATGGCAAAGAAACCTCGGGTTGTCTGGTCTGTGGACCTTCATCAGCAATTTGTTAGTGCTGTAAATCAACTCGGGATTGATA AGGCCGTACCCAAGAGAATTCTTGAATTGATGAATGTTCCTGGTTTAACGAGGGAGAATGTGGCAAGTCACTTACAG AAATTTAGACTATACTTGAAGAGATTGAGTGGAGTGGCTCAACAACAGGGTGGTCTCCCTAGTTCGTATTGTGGCCCACTGGAACAAAATCCAAATCTAGCTTCCATTGGGAGATTTGACATCCAAGCATTGGCAGGTTCTGCCCAACTTTCTCCACAGACATTGGCAGCTATACATGCTGAGTTTTTGTCTCGACCAGCAGGAAACTTAGTTTTGTCAGCAATGGATCAGCCAGCCCTACTTCATGCATCTCTGCAGGGACCTAAATGCATTCCTGTAGATCAAAATGTGGCTTATGGTCAGCCTTTGATTAAATGCTCATCCAACATTATCAAACAAATTTCTCATCCTCTGATGTCGAACGAGGATGGTCAATCGGAATTCAGAGCCTGGTCATCCAAGGATATCAGTGATGTGGTACCAGCCTGCAATAATAGTAGTGTAGTTGAAGCGAATGGTAATATGATGACAAGTTTCGTACAGCAACAGCAGCGACAAAGAAGACAGCACCAGCTGGAACTACAGAGACAATCTATAATGCTGGAGCCGAGCCGTTCAATTAATGTGCAGGCTTCTTGCTTGGTGGTTCCATCCCAATCTTCAGCCAATTTTCAACCTGTAAATAGTCCTGCTTCTGTCAATCAAAACCTTAGCTTTGGAAATACTACAGTGGATTACAACAATCCATCAGTTCGATCAAACAATCAATCAGGTTTTGGTCAAATATTGGACTTGGAATGTAAACCTGCGTTTATGCTTTCTGAGTTTTCTGCTTCAGGTTCGGTTTCATCTGCGTCGTCTTGCACAAAAAATGCAGAAGGGAGTCTAACTAACGTGCAAtatgtgcaaagtttgtatGGTGGTAAAACAGACAGGGTAATTAATCAGGAATCTGTTAGAAATCCTGTTTATGCCAGCAAAGGAACATCCATACCGAGTCGCTTTGCCGTGGATGTCCACGAATATCCACTGGGAAATATAAATCATGTAAAATTCTATGCTGAAAATAATTCTAACAAAGTGAAGCAGGAGCCAAACATGGATTTCACGGATAATGTGCAAGTGGGCATCCCAGTACGCCAGTATTTTCCCCAAATGATCTGA